The Dyadobacter sp. 676 DNA window TCTGTAACGCAGCCTTCTTTGTTGGTAGCGCGGACGACGTACTTGCCTTCCTGGTTGACCGTGATGGTCCGCGTGGTATCGCCCGAGTGAGGCCACAGGTACGAATACGGCCCCTGCCCGCCAGCGTCCAGGATCACCGACTGGCCATCCGGAATGCAAATGAAATTCTCCGGCGCCAGGCCGAGGATCGGAGAAGGCCGTTCGCCCACCTGGATCGTGTCTGAATTGTAGCAATCGTTTCGATCCTTGACCACAACGCTGTACTGGCCCGGCTGGCTGATCGTCACCTCGCGGGTGTCTTCGCCGGTACTCCATTTATATTCGATCCACCGGTCGCTTTGAACGCGCAGTACGATGGAGCTGTCGCGGCATAATGTAGTATCGGGCCCGATAGAGAAGGCCGGTGGTTTGCGCAATGTGATTTCAATGGTATCAGCCGCATAGCAGTCGCCTTGCGGACCATTGAATGCGATGGCGATATAGCGGCCGGTTGAAGTGGCATTGTAGGTACGTCCGCGACCTACGACCCGTCCACGATTGATCCACGCGTATACCTCTGCATTCACTTTCATATCGAGAGGCACATAGGCGCCGCAAGTGTCTTTATCGGGGCCGAGATCGATATTCGAAGGTGTTTCGTAAATGGTAACCTCCTGTACGATTGTGGTATCCGTACATTTATTGGTAGCGCGCATGGCTACCATGTAAGTGCCGGGCTTTGTATAGGTATAAGTAGCTTGCTGTTGCTTGGAAGGTGCGGTAAACTGGCCATTTCCAAGAAAATCCCACGAATAGGTGTCTTCGATAGGGTCGCACATCGGACTGGCCTGAAAGATGGTAGGTTCATTGGTGCAAAATCCATCCGCCTCGAAGCCAGGTCCTTGTGATTCCTGGGTGAAGTCCTGTACCATATTCGGAAGGCCTAGCTGGCTCTTTTTGCCGCCCAGATTTACGCCGTCGCGCTCATAATCGACGCCGGTCAATGAGTTGCCTTCCGGTTCGCCGATCACAGCAAGGTATTCGCTGCCTTCAATGGCCATGTAAATCCTGCCGTCCGGCCCGAATTGCAGGGCGCCGTATTTCTGCGTCGCGGAACTGTCGATTGTAATGGCTGTTGCCGTTACAAGGCTGTCGGGCAAGGACAGGTCGTATTGTTTCAAAAGCGATTTCGTGCCGTTCTCACCCTGGAATGATACGTACATTTTTTCGCCGCTCGGAGAGAATTCGATACCATAGGCAATAGGCGGCGCGGGGCCGAGGTCCATGGTTTTTTTGTAGGTCAATGTGCCTGTCGAGTCGTTGAAACTGAATAGCTCCACGTAGTTTCTTGCCGGTCCCGGAATTACCACGGCCAGTTGGCGTTCGCCGGTAGTACTGTCGGGCGACGAGAATTTCATATAACCCTCGGCCTTGTTGGTACTGTCATGCGCCATTCCCAACTCAGGTGCCGATACTTCGACGAGCCCGCCGGTGGTGGCGTGGAAAATGCGGAATTTATTGGTGCCGTAATCGTGCGAGACGACCCAGTAGGTACTGTCTCGGTCGTTCCGGACGGAGGCGATGCGCTCGGTGGTAGGCTGTTGCAGGGTAGTGTTTTGTTCGATGATTTGCCCTAAACCATTATTCCTGCGCATATCCACAACGCTTACCGTCAGCAACTTTTCGCCATTGATATCCGATGTCGTAAATACATTATATAGGTACTCGCAGCCTTTACAAGTTGGCTGGGGAACAATAAGTACCGATTGCGTGGAATTCGGACTGCCCTTCATGGGTGCACAGGGGCCGAAGGTACACGTCATTTCGTCCCCGTTCTTGTTCCATATCTTGATACCGTCGGAATAAAACAGCAGCTGGCCCTTAGAATTGGCAATGGACGACGTCCCTTCCGGGGTATTCAGCTTGCCGTCGGTAAGCGGACTTGGCGGCGTATTCGAAAAATCCAGGCCTGCATTACCACCGAAGTACCATTTCGACCCTTCCTGCGCTTGCGGCTCCATACAGATCTTGACGTTGATACGATCCTGGATTTTACAGCCGTTGGGCATGATAACCTCTACGGAGTAACAGCCTGAACTGTCAACTTTTAACGTTTGTGTCGTATCGCCTTTGGGATACCAGATGTATTTGGCACCGGCCGGCGCACCGTTGGGATAGGGATCGAGAATGAGCGTATCGCCCTTACAAATGGTCGTATCCTGGCGCCATTGCTGGAACTGCGGCGGGAGCTCGCCGATATTGACGACCTTGGACACTGTTTCCTGCGCCCCGTTTTGCAGCGTACGGACGAGCGTCACCGTATAGGCGCCTGGGGCCATGTAAGAATGTTGCGGATTGCGGCGCGTATCGGTTGCTCCGCCTTCACCGAAGCTCCACCGCCATGCCCTGGCCGTGCTGACGGTATCCCTGAACGAAGTAGAGTCCGCTTCGCAATCCGGGTTTTGCATACATTGTCCCTGAACCAAAAAGGGCGTCTGCGCCAGCGTGCGCATGCCGGTTAATAGCATGAGCAGGCAGAGGACATAAAAAAAGTGCTGGTACCTATTATAAAATCGCCCCATGTTTCGTTACTTGTTCAAACACCCCTGGCCGTCTCATAGAATATTCAAGTTACCCGACATTACTAACGAAAATAAAATGTTAAAATTTTGTGCGGTAATGTCGCGAAAACCACTCTAATTTGAATATTAATACGCAATTTGAGGATATTTTGTGAAATTAATCAGGTAAATTTTTTGAGCCCGGAACGGGGCCGTTTTTCAGGAAGCGGCAAGCCAATAAATCTATGATCAAGCGTTTACTTCCTCTCTTCCTACTGACACTGCTTTGCCTGAAAGGTTGGAGCCAGGACCCGCAATTTTCGCAGTTCTACGCGAACCCGTTGTACCTGAACCCCGCGCTTGCCGGAGGGGCACTGGCACCGCGCGCTACCATCAATTACCGGAATCAATGGCCATCCCTGTCGGCGAATTTTGTGACGACATCTATCGGAGCGGATGTGTTTCTGCCTAATTTCAATAGTGGCGTAGGCGTGCTGGTGACAATGGACAGCCAGGGCCTTGGAAACCTCAAATCGA harbors:
- a CDS encoding PKD domain-containing protein encodes the protein MRTLAQTPFLVQGQCMQNPDCEADSTSFRDTVSTARAWRWSFGEGGATDTRRNPQHSYMAPGAYTVTLVRTLQNGAQETVSKVVNIGELPPQFQQWRQDTTICKGDTLILDPYPNGAPAGAKYIWYPKGDTTQTLKVDSSGCYSVEVIMPNGCKIQDRINVKICMEPQAQEGSKWYFGGNAGLDFSNTPPSPLTDGKLNTPEGTSSIANSKGQLLFYSDGIKIWNKNGDEMTCTFGPCAPMKGSPNSTQSVLIVPQPTCKGCEYLYNVFTTSDINGEKLLTVSVVDMRRNNGLGQIIEQNTTLQQPTTERIASVRNDRDSTYWVVSHDYGTNKFRIFHATTGGLVEVSAPELGMAHDSTNKAEGYMKFSSPDSTTGERQLAVVIPGPARNYVELFSFNDSTGTLTYKKTMDLGPAPPIAYGIEFSPSGEKMYVSFQGENGTKSLLKQYDLSLPDSLVTATAITIDSSATQKYGALQFGPDGRIYMAIEGSEYLAVIGEPEGNSLTGVDYERDGVNLGGKKSQLGLPNMVQDFTQESQGPGFEADGFCTNEPTIFQASPMCDPIEDTYSWDFLGNGQFTAPSKQQQATYTYTKPGTYMVAMRATNKCTDTTIVQEVTIYETPSNIDLGPDKDTCGAYVPLDMKVNAEVYAWINRGRVVGRGRTYNATSTGRYIAIAFNGPQGDCYAADTIEITLRKPPAFSIGPDTTLCRDSSIVLRVQSDRWIEYKWSTGEDTREVTISQPGQYSVVVKDRNDCYNSDTIQVGERPSPILGLAPENFICIPDGQSVILDAGGQGPYSYLWPHSGDTTRTITVNQEGKYVVRATNKEGCVTEQSTEVVDKCEPRFFIPDAFTPDGEGHNEILEVFGAYYTNFSMRIYNRWGEVIFATTDIEARWDGTYKGLKVQPGSYPYIISYEALYYPERAPIVKRGSVMVIR